One genomic window of Methyloceanibacter sp. wino2 includes the following:
- a CDS encoding microcin C ABC transporter permease YejB, with product MAAYILRRLLLIIPTMLGIMLVTFVIVQFAPGGPVERLIAQLTGTDAGATAKFSGGGSDFAGSGGQQGMPGGDVSGASSKYRGAQGLDPEFIASLEKQFGFDKPAHERFGQMIWNYMRFDFGESYFRDTSVLELIAERMPVSISLGLWMTLISYSISIPLGIRKAVKDGTRFDVWTSSVIVIGYAIPGFLVAVFLIVLFAGGSFLQIFPLRGLVSEDFWSLPWYAKIADYFWHLVLPLTAMALSAFATTTFLTKNSFLEEISKQYVTTARAKGLTERQVLYGHVFRNAMLIVIAGFPGAFIGAFFAGSLLIETIFTLDGLGLLGFESIVNRDYPVVFATVYIFSLLGLLINLLSDLTYTWVDPRIDFETREV from the coding sequence TTGGCCGCCTATATCCTTCGCCGACTCTTACTGATCATTCCAACGATGCTCGGCATCATGCTGGTGACCTTTGTCATCGTGCAGTTTGCGCCGGGCGGGCCCGTTGAGCGGCTGATCGCGCAGCTGACCGGCACAGATGCGGGCGCGACCGCGAAATTCAGCGGCGGCGGCAGCGACTTTGCCGGAAGCGGCGGTCAGCAGGGCATGCCGGGCGGCGACGTGAGCGGCGCCTCGTCGAAATACCGGGGCGCGCAAGGGCTGGACCCCGAGTTCATCGCCAGCCTCGAGAAGCAGTTCGGTTTCGACAAGCCGGCCCACGAGCGCTTCGGCCAGATGATCTGGAACTATATGCGCTTCGATTTCGGTGAGAGCTACTTCCGCGACACGAGCGTGCTGGAACTTATCGCCGAGCGCATGCCGGTTTCGATTTCGCTCGGACTTTGGATGACGCTCATCTCGTACTCGATCTCCATTCCGCTCGGCATCCGCAAGGCTGTGAAAGACGGCACCCGCTTCGACGTTTGGACATCGAGCGTGATCGTCATCGGCTACGCCATTCCAGGCTTCCTGGTGGCGGTGTTCCTGATCGTGCTGTTCGCAGGCGGGTCCTTCTTGCAGATCTTTCCCTTGCGAGGCCTTGTCTCCGAGGATTTCTGGTCCCTGCCCTGGTACGCGAAGATCGCCGACTATTTCTGGCACCTGGTGCTGCCGCTCACCGCGATGGCGCTGTCGGCTTTCGCGACGACAACCTTCCTCACCAAGAACTCGTTCTTGGAAGAGATCAGCAAGCAATATGTCACCACCGCGCGCGCCAAAGGGCTGACAGAGCGACAGGTGCTCTACGGACACGTCTTCCGCAACGCCATGCTGATCGTGATCGCCGGATTTCCGGGCGCGTTTATCGGGGCGTTCTTCGCCGGCTCGCTGCTGATCGAAACCATCTTCACGCTGGACGGGCTGGGACTGCTCGGCTTTGAGTCCATCGTCAATCGCGACTACCCGGTCGTGTTCGCGACCGTCTACATCTTCTCGCTGCTCGGACTGCTCATCAATCTTCTGTCCGACCTCACCTATACCTGGGTCGATCCGCGCATCGACTTCGAGACGCGGGAGGTCTGA
- a CDS encoding ABC transporter permease — translation MDAPTDVSVTEEVAAEGIPQPRAWVSALNKRRWQTFKANRRGYWSLWIFLFLFVISLFAEFIANDKPILVEYEGQLYWPIFQAYPETDFGGIFETEADYRDPVVQELITEKGGWMLWPPIRFSYNTQNKNPPMAFPVKPTWLLTDKDCELAVEKGFHPCNSSLEWNWLGTDDQGRDVVARIIYGFRISVLFGLVLTVFSTIIGVAAGAIQGYFGGWTDLIFQRFIEIWTSVPQLYLLIIVAAVIEPNFWILLGILLAFSWVALVGVVRAEFLRARNFEYVTAARALGLPNLKIIFKHLLPNAMVATLTFMPFILNGSITTLTSLDFLGFGLPPGSPSLGELLAQGKDNLQAPWLGLTAFFVIAIMLSLLIFVGEAVRDALDPRKTLT, via the coding sequence ATGGACGCGCCAACAGACGTCAGCGTCACAGAAGAAGTCGCGGCGGAAGGCATCCCGCAGCCGCGGGCTTGGGTTTCGGCGCTGAACAAGCGCCGCTGGCAGACCTTCAAGGCCAACCGGCGCGGCTACTGGTCCTTGTGGATCTTTCTGTTCCTCTTCGTGATCAGCCTGTTCGCCGAGTTCATCGCCAACGACAAGCCGATCCTCGTCGAGTATGAGGGGCAACTCTATTGGCCGATCTTCCAGGCCTACCCCGAGACGGATTTCGGCGGCATCTTCGAAACCGAAGCGGATTATCGCGACCCCGTCGTACAGGAGCTGATCACCGAGAAGGGCGGCTGGATGCTGTGGCCGCCGATCCGCTTCTCGTACAATACGCAGAACAAGAATCCGCCGATGGCGTTTCCGGTGAAGCCGACTTGGCTGCTCACCGACAAGGATTGCGAGCTCGCCGTCGAGAAGGGCTTCCACCCCTGCAATTCCAGTCTCGAGTGGAACTGGCTCGGCACCGATGATCAGGGCCGCGACGTGGTCGCGCGGATCATCTACGGCTTCCGCATCTCCGTGCTGTTCGGACTGGTGCTGACGGTCTTCTCGACCATCATCGGCGTCGCAGCCGGCGCGATACAGGGCTATTTCGGCGGCTGGACCGATCTCATATTCCAGCGCTTCATCGAGATCTGGACCAGCGTGCCGCAACTCTATCTGTTGATCATCGTGGCGGCGGTGATCGAACCGAATTTCTGGATCCTGCTCGGCATCTTGTTGGCCTTCTCCTGGGTTGCCCTCGTTGGCGTGGTCAGGGCCGAGTTCCTGCGTGCGCGCAATTTCGAATATGTCACGGCCGCGCGGGCGCTGGGGCTGCCCAACCTGAAGATCATCTTCAAGCACCTGCTGCCGAACGCCATGGTCGCCACGCTGACCTTCATGCCCTTCATCCTGAATGGCTCCATCACCACGCTGACGTCGCTGGACTTCCTCGGCTTCGGATTGCCGCCGGGATCGCCGTCGCTCGGTGAACTGCTGGCCCAAGGCAAGGACAATCTCCAGGCGCCGTGGCTCGGGCTTACGGCCTTCTTCGTGATCGCCATCATGCTCAGCCTCTTGATTTTCGTGGGCGAGGCGGTGCGCGACGCGCTCGATCCGCGCAAGACGCTGACCTGA
- a CDS encoding cation diffusion facilitator family transporter, with protein sequence MHGSHDHSHTVNAKNETRMGIAALLTGGFMVVELAGGIIANSLALIADAGHMLTDFAALGLAWFAFRLARRPADWKRTYGFDRFQVLVAFTNGLALFVIAGWIVYEAITRLLAGEAHVAGGIMVVIGVAGLLVNIVSFLLLRSADRENLNVRGAALHVLGDLLGSVAALIAGAVIMLTGWTPIDPLLSILVAVIILRSGWFVVTESAHIMLEGAPQELDTREIAPDLVDNVPGVDEVHHVHVWSITQSRRMATLHAVIDDAAEIDMVVKGVKARLKEKFNLDHATVEVECTACADTTDEPHRATS encoded by the coding sequence ATGCACGGTTCGCACGACCATAGCCACACGGTGAACGCCAAGAACGAAACCCGCATGGGAATCGCTGCCCTGCTGACGGGCGGCTTCATGGTCGTCGAGCTGGCCGGGGGCATTATCGCCAACTCCTTGGCGCTGATCGCCGATGCCGGGCACATGCTGACCGATTTCGCAGCGCTCGGACTTGCATGGTTTGCGTTCCGGCTGGCGCGGCGTCCCGCCGACTGGAAGCGTACCTATGGCTTCGACCGCTTTCAGGTGCTGGTGGCGTTCACCAATGGCCTGGCGCTGTTCGTGATCGCCGGTTGGATCGTCTACGAGGCAATCACCCGGCTATTGGCAGGTGAGGCGCATGTGGCGGGCGGCATCATGGTCGTTATCGGCGTCGCCGGCCTACTCGTGAATATCGTGTCGTTCCTGCTCCTGCGCAGCGCCGACCGGGAGAACCTCAATGTACGCGGCGCGGCGCTGCACGTGCTCGGCGACTTGCTTGGCTCGGTGGCCGCGTTGATCGCGGGCGCGGTGATCATGCTGACCGGGTGGACGCCGATCGATCCGTTGCTGTCGATCCTCGTGGCGGTAATCATCTTGCGCAGCGGCTGGTTCGTGGTGACGGAGTCGGCGCATATCATGCTCGAGGGCGCGCCGCAGGAACTCGACACGCGCGAGATTGCGCCGGACCTCGTGGACAATGTGCCCGGCGTGGACGAAGTCCACCATGTCCATGTCTGGTCCATCACCCAGTCGCGCCGTATGGCGACGCTGCACGCGGTCATCGACGACGCGGCGGAGATCGACATGGTCGTGAAGGGCGTGAAGGCGCGGCTGAAGGAAAAATTCAATCTGGATCACGCGACGGTCGAGGTCGAGTGCACCGCCTGCGCCGACACGACGGACGAACCTCATCGAGCGACCTCATGA